In Aspergillus nidulans FGSC A4 chromosome IV, a single window of DNA contains:
- a CDS encoding putative C2H2 finger domain protein (transcript_id=CADANIAT00000105), whose protein sequence is MPACPNPQPKTAASPRNKIKTKAPPRVKCTYLSCNFRFQTDKDMKKHKTASSEHEYCNKCDIEFEMEEHLLLHKIKSNKHIVCPICGIDFDSEGGRDRHIRQLPMARSDLNREAIPNQPDRITANTNGLVDRHWPRLTETGLENRMSDLMDVSTPTGNGKENEKLPASKASASVSAAGAGAESKFKSGTLAASALGSPLFVGISNAGVELARIYKDWNPGNFIDVFTGEYVCACGKRCLTKEAFETHVLAESQGARRMQCPNCLKIFKSTAAIITHWESPSLKCDQSEADMYAQIVDEVSGGLIHIAGYNEDGTISGLTRESSGLTHSSSGSWCSAESTYRSQAQPALRAMES, encoded by the exons ATGCCCGCTTGTCCCAACCCCCAGCCGAAGACGGCAGCAAGCCCAAGGAACAAGATAAAGACTAAAGCGCCTCCGCGTGTCAAATGTACCTATCTCAGCTGCAACTTTCGGTTCCAGACAGATAAGGACATGAAGAAACACAAGACCGCCTCGTCTGAGCATGAATACTGCAACAAATGCGACATCGAgtttgagatggaagaacacctcctcctccacaagaTCAAGAGCAACAAACACATCGTCTGTCCAATATGTGGTATTGACTTTGACAGCGAAGGCGGCCGTGACCGTCATATACGTCAG CTCCCAATGGCCCGCAGCGACCTTAACCGCGAGGCGATACCCAACCAACCGGACAGGATAACAGCGAACACGAACGGGCTTGTCGACCGTCACTGGCCAAGACTGACAGAAACGGGACTGGAGAATAGGATGAGCGATCTCATGGACGTCTCCACCCCCACTGGCAACGGAAAGGAGAATGAGA AGTTGCCAGCATCGAAAGCATCTGCATCTGTatctgcagctggagctggggctGAATCGAAATTTAAGTCCGGAACCCTAGCCGCCTCTGCTCTTGGTTCTCCCCTGTTCGTTGGGATTTCTAATGCTGGAGTCGAGCTTGCGAGGATCTACAAGGACTGGAACCCAGGAAACTTCATCGACGTGTTCACCGGAGAATACGTATGTGCGTGCGGAAAGCGCTGTCTAACCAAGGAGGCGTTTGAGACGCATGTCCTTGCTGAGAGCCAGGGAGCACGCAGAATGCA GTGCCCTAATTGCCTGAAGATTTTCAAGTCTACTGCTGCGATCATCACGCATTGGGAATCCCCGAGTCTAAAATGCGACCAGAGCGAAGCTGATATGTACGCGCAGATTGTGGACGAGGTCAGCGGCGGACTGATCCACATTGCCGGCTACAATGAGGACGGAACGATAAG CGGCTTGACGAGGGAGTCTAGCGGACTAACACACTCCAGCTCAGGCTCGTGGTGCAGTGCAGAATCGACATATCGGTCACAGGCACAGCCAGCCTTGAGAGCCATGGAATCGTGA
- a CDS encoding uncharacterized protein (transcript_id=CADANIAT00000108): protein MRLTSIPIALLLSPLALATPNLVAESNNSILKRSPSPMRPLVARQSSAYILARSPQDDDGVVCDSDEKRCGNACVNEDYNCCPDNANGGCPSDEECQRDNGVWGCCPEGEDCRWDDDDDDDDRNIFDRIGDGIDDIGDEIEDGWNDIVNDDDDDAAGMLKPGVGVALMAAVVAAVLPA from the coding sequence ATGCGGCTCACCTCGATCCCAATCgccctccttctctcccctcTAGCTCTTGCAACGCCAAACCTCGTCGCAGAGAGCAACAATTCTATCCTTAAGCGCAGCCCGTCACCCATGCGGCCACTCGTCGCTCGCCAGTCCTCGGCGTATATTCTGGCCCGCTCTCCCCAGGACGACGATGGAGTGGTCTGCGACAGCGACGAGAAACGATGCGGCAATGCCTGTGTAAATGAAGACTACAACTGTTGTCCAGACAATGCAAACGGCGGGTGTCCGAGCGACGAAGAATGTCAGAGGGATAACGGGGTCTGGGGGTGTTGTCCTGAGGGCGAGGACTGTCGctgggatgatgacgacgacgacgatgatagGAATATCTTCGATAGGATCGGGGATGGAATTGATGATATTGGCGATGAGATCGAGGATGGATGGAACGATATCGTgaatgacgatgacgatgatgcgGCAGGGATGTTGAAGCCCGGTGTTGGCGTTGCGTTGATGGCGGCTGTCGTGGCGGCAGTGTTGCCGGCGTAG
- a CDS encoding uncharacterized protein (transcript_id=CADANIAT00000103) has product MASEDGPRKRRRPAQSCEQCRQRKVRCDRNIPCGPCTRARSVLHCSYRDKSPSPSSAGVESIITPRSAQRPVTEAFNQRTSDRPTPIDLGDTNLQSQVDLPLIRHRLQSLGDRLTALEKGSHLPRDDRRLEQALHDLTERTRNIEQQLSATPRQTRRTNDNGDITVNDIPRRLNVTAASFRELKADLTNMVKECRALRKSIKSHRAVALDDPVPDLHNTIPSQPVCDELVQCYLRTFEPIYRVLHVPSFWESYRAFWTEPQSSPMSFLMKLVLILAIGTVFYPDSTSGIDNRFTHLKAKWVYSAQWWLTGPSEETTASLDGLQVYCLLLTAHKVCRMGKSSVLSTNSLIDMAMRLGLHIDPAKFPNLSVFECEMRVRLWATIREMALQSALESGLPCLFAAGFDPRPPLNLDDRDIGPNIDQVPPTKPHTQWTDMSFLSLLQDSVKLRMEVVHFIASPGEKSYQQALRLTTDMRQACRKLADFTQSCKKSPSGLGLRPTEFHKRFLDMDFRRYILALHVPFIVQARKDPRFFYSRKASLESAMVIASYADSLNLPAIPADDFSKMILAGTGSFKGPLGLDIISVLGLEIVTQLEDESSEQSLLGPGEEIAKATRAPIVRILEHILTQLLQIISLGSPNMKSYNFLAAILAQIRAMESNQCIKRVVYETVKQGLHECYALLRSTMASIPGNAMAGEPASTAVEATLGLPDPNLTQFALQPVDPAFDLDLASLLCFDSIGVPSNPYL; this is encoded by the exons ATGGCCTCCGAGGACGGTCCCCGGAAGCGCAGACGCCCAGCCCAATCCTGCGAGCAATGCCGACAGCGAAAGGTGCGCTGCGACCGCAACATTCCGTGTGGCCCTTGTACACGCGCACGATCTGTTCTACACTGCTCGTACCGTGACAAGAGTCCATCGCCAAGTTCAGCTGGTGTAGAAAGCATCATCACCCCGCGCTCTGCTCAGCGCCCAGTCACGGAGGCCTTCAATCAGAGAACATCGGATCGTCCGACCCCGATAGACCTCGGGGATACGAATCTTCAATCCCAAGTAGACTTGCCTCTTATTCGGCATCGGCTGCAATCACTTGGAGATCGATTGACAGCTTTAGAGAAGGGCTCTCACTTGCCCAGAGATGATAGGCGGCTGGAACAGGCATTGCATGACCTCACCGAGAGAACACGCAACATTGAACAACAGCTCAGTGCAACGCCACGGCAGACACGGAGAACAAATGATAATGGTGATATAACCGTCAACGATATTCCGCGGCGTCTTAATGTGACGGCTG CTTCTTTCAGAGAGCTGAAAGCGGATCTGACAAATATGGTCAAGGAATGCAGAGCCCTTCGAAAGTCCATCAAATCTCACAGAGCCGTGGCACTCGATGACCCTGTTCCTGATCTCCACAATACTATTCCGTCACAGCCTGTGTGCGACGAGCTAGTTCAATGCTATTTGCGCACATTCGAGCCGATATACCGTGTGCTGCATGTTCCGTCTTTCTGGGAAAGTTACAGAGCCTTTTGGACGGAGCCCCAAAGCTCCCCCATGTCATTCCTAATGAAGCTAGTATTAATCCTTGCAATCGGTACTGTTTTCTATCCAGACAGTACTAGTGGAATTGATAATCGGTTCACGCACTTAAAGGCGAAATGGGTGTATTCAGCTCAGTGGTGGCTTACAGGGCCGTCGGAAGAGACAACAGCTAGTCTAGATGGATTACAAGTATATTGCCTGTTACTGACAGCACACAAAGTCTGCCGCATGGGAAAGTCAAGTGTGCTTTCTACGAACTCACTAATCGATATGGCCATGCGATTGGGACTTCACATTGATCCTGCTAAATTCCCTAATTTATCTGTTTTCGAGTGTGAGATGCGTGTCCGCCTTTGGGCCACTATTCGTGAAATGGCCTTACAATCAGCATTGGAATCGGGTCTGCCTTGCCTCTTTGCCGCAGGATTCGATCCGAGACCACCCCTCAACCTGGATGATCGGGACATCGGTCCTAACATAGACCAAGTCCCTCCAACAAAGCCGCATACGCAGTGGACAGATATGTCCTTTCTGTCGTTGCTTCAAGACTCGGTCAAGCTTCGTATGGAAGTTGTCCATTTCATAGCCAGTCCTGGCGAAAAGTCCTATCAACAAGCCTTGCGGCTCACCACGGATATGAGACAAGCTTGTCGCAAACTGGCTGATTTTACACAGTCTTGTAAGAAATCACCGTCAGGTCTTGGATTGCGGCCCACTGAATTCCACAAACGATTCCTTGATATGGATTTTCGCAGATACATCCTGGCACTCCATGTGCCATTTATTGTGCAAGCTCGAAAGGACCCGCGATTCTTCTACTCACGCAAGGCCTCTCTCGAGTCTGCAATGGTCATTGCATCGTACGCTGATAGCTTGAATTTaccagcaattccagcagACGATTTTTCCAAAATGATCCTCGCTGGTACCGGCAGCTTCAAGGGACCCTTAGGGCTGGACATTATCTCGGTTCTTGGCCTTGAGATTGTGACTCAACTGGAAGACGAATCTTCCGAGCAGTCTTTGTTAGGCCCTGGAGAAGAAATTGCCAAGGCTACTCGTGCTCCTATTGTTCGGATACTTGAGCACATTCTcacccagcttcttcagatcatCTCACTTGGGAGTCCCAACATGAAAAGCTATAATTTTCTCGCAGCGATACTGGCTCAGATCCGTGCTATGGAGTCGAACCAATGCATAAAGCGAGTTGTCTATGAGACTGTAAAGCAGGGTCTACATGAGTGCTATGCGCTGCTGCGGTCAACTATGGCTAGCATACCTGGCAATGCAATGGCAGGAGAGCCTGCTAGCACAGCTGTTGAAGCTACCCTTGGTTTGCCTGATCCGAATCTTACTCAATTTGCCCTACAGCCAGTG GATCCTGCAtttgatctcgatctcgctAGTCTTTTATGTTTCGATAGTATCGGTGTCCCCAGCAATCCTTATTTGTGA
- the cyn1 gene encoding putative cyanate hydratase (transcript_id=CADANIAT00000104), protein MSLATLDVQNPIPSLAIAQHIGRNEVATAAIFYGQAKASPEDIEKLSSLLDIDHETLKAQLSGFPDRGRSVEMPPKEPLIYRLYEIVQNYGYAYKAVLNEKFGDGIMSAISFSTKVEKETDEQGNNWAVITLRGKWLPFSRF, encoded by the exons ATGTCTCTCGCTACTCTTGACGTACAAAACCCAATCCCTTCACTTGCA ATTGCCCAGCATATCGGCCGTAACGAGGTCGCTACCGCCGCCATCTTCTATGGCCAGGCTAAAGCCTCTCCCGAGGACATCGAGAAGCTTTCGTCtctcctcgacatcgaccATGAGACCCTAAAAGCACAGCTCTCCGGCTTCCCCGACCGCGGCCGTTCGGTTGAGATGCCGCCAAAGGAGCCTCTCATCTACCGTCTTTACGAAATCGTGCAGAACTACGGGTATGCGTATAAGGCGGTACTGAATGAGAAGTTTGGCGATGGAATCATGAGTGCGATCTCGTTTTCGACTAAGGTTGAGAAGGAAACAGATGAGCAGGGGAACAACTGGGCAGTTATCACTTTGAGGGGTAAGTGGTTGCCTTTTTCGAGGTTTTAG
- a CDS encoding uncharacterized protein (transcript_id=CADANIAT00000106) gives MSCGSIGSSMCLQRIFDPVNPARLYRPYKKAIPLSLSLVAARYYSSCDIVLPYIIEHTTPAHVSQFSKTPTRLHPSRKMVFSLFKSSKQESSAQNADPKFDPNTLTMIQPGSPNAPTMNANGVVTEQPARQDEMSMHLRGGGGGGFCCGLCAGLACFECCEICC, from the exons ATGTCATGTGGATCGATCGGATCATCAATGTGTCTCCAGCGCATCTTCGACCCCGTCAATCCCGCAAGG CTTTACCGTCCTTATAAAAAGGCTATCCCGCTCTCCCTCAGTCTAGTGGCTGCACGTTACTACTCGTCTTGTGACATCGTTCTCCCATACATCATCGAACATACTACCCCTGCACACGTATCTCAATTCTCAAAAACCCCAACTAGACTTCATCCATCCCGCAAAATggtcttctctctcttcaaGTCCTCCAAGCAGGAGTCCAGCGCCCAGAATGCGGACCCTAAGTTCGACCCCAACACTCTCACAATGATCCAGCCGGGGTCTCCTAATGCGCCAACCATGAACGCGAACGGCGTCGTCACTGAGCAGCCG GCTCGTCAAGACGAGATGTCGATGCACTTgcgcggtggtggtggaggtggattCTGCTGTGGACT TTGCGCCGGTCTTGCTTGCTTCGAGTGCTGCGAGATCTGCTGTTAG
- a CDS encoding uncharacterized protein (transcript_id=CADANIAT00000107), with protein MPDQEPAVQTPSQPAPTPQTQAELQLQHTTATIPNRDADFARFKNYAAYTFLFGAPILIALPPRKLDHLTVLLTGAFAASANHITRERTGRSILDRLESRISRTSLHNPSLPSEKAREIQARIRAEREKRMGQEGVPKEEMEMLKARRDQDRGMLQTLWMGDEEKGWKEKRIQEEREALAAGKGYGDLIREHIWDVWTWGGKDGVQNDKDQRVGVAVG; from the exons ATGCCCGACCAAGAACCCGCTGTCCAAACACCATCAcaaccagcaccaacaccacaaaCCCAAGCcgaactccaactccaacacACAACCGCTACCATCCCTAACCGCGATGCCGACTTTGCCCGGTTCAAAAACTACGCCGCCTacacttttctttttggcgCACCTATACTGATCGCCCTTCCGCCCCGAAAACTAGACCACCTCACCGTCCTACTCACCGGCGCATTTGCCGCCTCGGCAAACCATATCACCCGCGAACGAACGGGCCGGAGTATTCTCGATCGGTTAGAATCGCGCATCTCGCGTACCAGTTTACATAACCCGTCCCTGCCGAGTGAGAAAGCACGCGAAATCCAGGCGCGCATCCGTGCCgagagggagaagcggaTGGGTCAGGAGGGTGTGCCGaaagaggagatggagatgctgaaagcGAGGCGGGATCAGGATCGCGGTATGCTGCAGACGCTCTGGATGggcgatgaagagaagggttggaaggagaaaaggattcaggaggagagggaggcgcTTGCAGCGGGGAAGGGGTATGGGGACTTGATCCGCGAGCATATTTGGGATGTCTGGACTTGGGGAGGGAAGGATGGGGTACAAAATGACAAAGACCAGA GAGTTGGCGTTGCGGTGGGATAA